A single genomic interval of Festucalex cinctus isolate MCC-2025b chromosome 16, RoL_Fcin_1.0, whole genome shotgun sequence harbors:
- the peli3 gene encoding E3 ubiquitin-protein ligase pellino homolog 1 produces the protein MVLEGSSEALCPPPSLELRPSCNKSQPSPPLGSSSRLPDGVFPDDREPVTYGELIVLGHNGSLASGDKGRRRSRLALYKRPKANGVKPDVIHNISTPLVSKALSNKSQHSISYTLSRSHSVIVEYTHDTNTDMFQIGRSTESMIDFVVTDTSGGGGGCASGEGGGGQSAQSTISRYACRIMCERNAPYTARIYAAGFDSSKNIFLGERAAKWRTSDGLMDGLTTNGVLVMHPAGDFVSEPAPGVWREISVCGNVFALRETRSAQQRGKLVDNESNTLQDGSLIDLCGATLLWRTPGGLRRTPTLKQLESLRQELNAARPQCPVGFNTLAFPSLAQREIVDKKQPWVYVNCGHVHGYHNWGYRKEKSPAGPSGTAPAATGERECPMCRRVGPYVPLWLGCEGGLYLDAGAPTHAFCPCGHVCSQKTAVGWSQIPLPHGTHAFHAACPFCGTWLTGEQGHIKLIFQGPVD, from the exons ATGGTTTTGGAGGGTAGCTCAGAGGCGCTGTGTCCCCCCCCATCTCTGGAGCTGCGCCCATCCTGCAACAAGAGCCAGCCCTCGCCTCCCTTGGGCTCCAGCTCTCGGCTTCCGGACGGAGTCTTTCCCGATGACAGGGAGCCTGTCACCTACGGCGAGCTCATCGTCTTGGG GCACAATGGCTCGCTGGCCAGTGGGGACAAAGGTCGCAGGAGGAGTCGCCTGGCCCTTTACAAGAGACCAAAAGCCAACGGGGTCAAACCTGACGTCATCCACAACATCTCGACGCCGCTTGTGTCCAAG GCCCTCAGCAACAAAAGCCAGCACAGCATCTCCTACACACTCTCTCGCAGCCACTCCGTCATCGTGGAGTACACGCATGACACAAACACGGACATGTTTCAG ATCGGCCGCTCCACGGAGAGCATGATCGACTTTGTGGTAACGGACACGTCCGGCGGAGGCGGCGGTTGCGCCAGCGGCGAGGGGGGCGGAGGTCAGTCGGCGCAGAGCACCATCTCCCGTTACGCCTGCCGCATCATGTGCGAGCGCAACGCCCCCTACACAGCACGCATTTACGCCGCCGGATTTGACTCCTCGAAAAACATCTTCCTGGGG GAGCGCGCAGCCAAGTGGAGGACGTCGGACGGCCTGATGGACGGCCTGACCACCAACGGCGTGCTGGTCATGCACCCGGCTGGCGATTTTGTGTCCGAGCCGGCTCCGGGCGTGTGGAGGGAAATCTCCGTCTGCGGCAACGTCTTCGCCTTGAGGGAGACCCGATCGGCGCAACAGAGGGGAAAGTTG GTGGACAACGAGTCCAACACCCTCCAGGACGGCTCCCTGATCGACCTGTGCGGGGCCACGCTTCTGTGGCGGACTCCCGGCGGGCTGCGTCGCACGCCCACCCTCAAGCAACTGGAGTCCCTGCGCCAGGAGCTGAACGCCGCCCGGCCCCAGTGCCCCGTGGGCTTCAACACGCTGGCCTTCCCCAGCCTGGCGCAGCGCGAGATCGTGGACAAGAAGCAGCCGTGGGTGTACGTCAACTGCGGCCACGTGCACGGCTACCACAACTGGGGATACCGCAAGGAGAAGAGCCCCGCCGGCCCGAGCGGCACCGCCCCGGCCGCCACCGGCGAGAGGGAGTGCCCCATGTGCAGGCGGGTGGGCCCCTACGTTCCGCTGTGGCTGGGCTGCGAAGGGGGCTTGTATCTGGACGCGGGGGCGCCCACGCACGCCTTCTGCCCCTGCGGTCACGTTTGCTCCCAAAAGACGGCGGTCGGTTGGAGTCAGATCCCGCTGCCGCACGGGACGCACGCCTTCCACGCCGCCTGCCCCTTCTGCGGGACCTGGTTGACGGGCGAGCAGGGCCACATCAAACTCATCTTCCAGGGCCCCGTCGACTGA
- the rab1ba gene encoding zRAB1B, member RAS oncogene family a — protein sequence MNPEYDYLFKLLLIGDSGVGKSCLLLRFADDTYTESYISTIGVDFKIRTIELDGKTIKLQIWDTAGQERFRTITSSYYRGAHGIIVVYDVTDQESYSNVKQWLQEIDRYASENVNKLLVGNKCDLTTKKVVDYTTAKEFADSLSIPFLETSAKNATNVEQAFMTMAAEIKKRMGPGATAGGDKPNLKIESTPVRQSGGGCC from the exons ATGAATCCCGAATA CGACTATCTGTTCAAGCTGCTGCTTATCGGCGACTCCGGAGTTGGCAAATCCTGCCTGTTGCTCCGCTTCGCC GATGACACCTACACTGAGAGTTACATCAGCACCATCGGAGTGGACTTTAAGATTCGAACCATCGAACTGGACGGCAAGACTATCAAACTGCAGATT TGGGACACGGCGGGTCAGGAGAGGTTTCGCACCATCACCTCCAGCTACTACCGCGGCGCGCATGGCATCATCGTGGTGTACGACGTGACGGACCAG GAGTCCTACAGTAACGTCAAGCAGTGGCTCCAGGAAATTGACCGTTACGCCAGCGAAAATGTCAACAAGCTTCTGGTGGGCAACAAGTGTGACCTAACCACTAAGAAAGTGGTGGACTATACAACAGCCAAG GAGTTTGCCGACTCCTTGTCCATCCCCTTCCTGGAAACGAGCGCCAAGAACGCCACCAACGTGGAACAGGCCTTCATGACCATGGCGGCGGAGATCAAGAAGCGCATGGGCCCCGGGGCCACGGCGGGCGGCGACAAGCCCAATCTGAAAATCGAGAGCACGCCCGTCAGGCAGTCCGGAGGCGGCTGCTGTTAA